A single region of the Psychrobacter alimentarius genome encodes:
- the infB gene encoding translation initiation factor IF-2, whose amino-acid sequence MADKTVKELADMVGKTPSAVKQQLVDAGLPARAESDLVTELEQEKLVTYLKQSHGQQEKRRISLKSKTTSTARVTGSSGKSKSVNVEVRKKKVFEKPDPEKMAEELAAREQAMIESQERAAKEAEERAATKKKAEERQAATLAAMRASLGSSKKSDDKNDDISTSVVVKKGGKATVEVKPKEQPKKKVAATKPKVETATERKAREAREKEEARLREIETETRRVQAEEAQKRTLEQMRKMAGKYTDQPASEVRKDEPLAEGLVGDALEESFEKERREIKRGTSSTSARGRGRRKNQDEREIKNRKNGLRSTQASQHKFEKPVEKIVYDVEISEHITVADLAQRMAVKAREVTKLLMKMGEMARESDMIDQATASLLVEEMGHNPVPVSDTKVEDDLQDAVDERSSNVQTRPPVVTIMGHVDHGKTSLLDKIRETKVATGEAGGITQHIGAYHVKTDRGVITFLDTPGHAAFSAMRSRGAQATDIVVLVVAADDGMMPQTAEAIDHARAAGTPIIVAINKMDKPSADPDRVLNELTTKEVVSEEWGGDTPMARISAKTGEGIDELLEFISLQAELMELEAPLDGAAQGVVIESRLEKGRGPVVSVLVKKGTLKQGDLVLAGEHYGKVRAMTDENGQRIKSAGPSIPVEILGLPETPAAGSEFLVVTDEKKAREVADFRTNRERERQLERQNAMRLESMFDQMGQGDVSFLNIVLKTDVRGSLEALLSALNELSTDEVKVRVISSGVGPISESDVTLAESSEAVLLGFNVRADATARRKADSANMDIRYYSVIYGLIDDVKAAMSGMLAPEHREKILGVADVREVFRSSKFGAAAGCMVVEGTIYRNKPIRVLRDDQVIFTGQLQSLRRYKEDVNEVRTGMECGLAVRGYDVEAGDKIEVFEIQEFARTI is encoded by the coding sequence ATGGCAGATAAGACCGTCAAAGAACTGGCAGATATGGTAGGCAAAACGCCAAGCGCTGTAAAACAGCAATTGGTAGATGCTGGACTGCCTGCTCGTGCAGAAAGTGACCTAGTCACTGAGCTTGAGCAAGAGAAGTTGGTGACGTATTTAAAGCAAAGTCATGGTCAGCAAGAAAAGCGTCGTATCAGTCTGAAATCTAAGACGACTAGCACTGCGCGTGTGACCGGCTCTTCAGGAAAATCTAAGAGCGTCAATGTTGAAGTGCGTAAAAAGAAAGTTTTCGAAAAGCCTGATCCAGAAAAGATGGCTGAAGAATTGGCTGCGCGTGAGCAAGCGATGATTGAGTCGCAAGAACGTGCCGCTAAAGAAGCTGAAGAACGTGCGGCTACTAAGAAAAAAGCTGAAGAACGTCAAGCAGCAACCTTAGCAGCAATGCGTGCAAGTTTGGGCTCTAGCAAAAAGTCAGACGATAAGAATGACGATATCTCGACGTCAGTGGTCGTGAAAAAAGGCGGTAAGGCTACGGTAGAAGTTAAGCCAAAAGAGCAACCGAAGAAAAAAGTTGCTGCCACAAAACCTAAAGTTGAAACAGCCACTGAGCGTAAAGCGCGCGAAGCACGTGAGAAAGAGGAAGCTCGTCTGCGTGAAATCGAGACTGAAACACGCCGCGTTCAAGCCGAAGAAGCACAAAAACGTACGCTTGAGCAGATGCGTAAAATGGCTGGCAAATATACAGATCAACCAGCTTCTGAAGTTCGTAAAGACGAACCATTAGCAGAAGGTTTGGTAGGCGATGCTTTAGAAGAATCGTTTGAAAAAGAACGCCGCGAAATCAAGCGTGGCACCAGTAGTACTAGTGCACGTGGTCGTGGTCGTCGTAAGAATCAAGACGAGCGCGAGATCAAAAACCGCAAAAATGGTTTGCGTTCAACACAAGCATCACAGCATAAGTTTGAAAAACCAGTCGAAAAAATTGTCTATGATGTTGAAATTAGCGAGCACATTACCGTTGCCGATCTTGCTCAACGTATGGCAGTGAAAGCTCGTGAAGTCACCAAATTGCTTATGAAAATGGGTGAAATGGCTCGTGAATCAGATATGATTGACCAAGCCACAGCAAGTTTGCTTGTTGAAGAAATGGGTCACAATCCAGTACCTGTTAGTGATACGAAGGTGGAAGACGATCTGCAAGACGCAGTTGATGAGCGTAGCAGTAACGTACAAACACGTCCGCCAGTCGTGACTATTATGGGTCACGTTGATCATGGTAAAACATCATTACTAGACAAAATTCGCGAAACGAAAGTGGCAACGGGCGAAGCAGGTGGTATTACCCAGCATATTGGTGCTTACCATGTAAAAACTGATCGTGGCGTTATTACTTTCCTTGATACGCCAGGTCACGCAGCTTTTAGTGCGATGCGTTCACGTGGTGCTCAAGCGACTGATATCGTTGTATTGGTTGTTGCAGCTGACGATGGCATGATGCCGCAAACCGCAGAAGCCATTGATCATGCACGTGCTGCTGGTACACCAATTATTGTCGCTATTAACAAAATGGATAAGCCAAGTGCCGATCCTGACCGTGTTCTTAATGAGTTGACCACAAAAGAAGTGGTTTCAGAGGAATGGGGCGGTGACACACCAATGGCTCGTATCTCTGCCAAAACTGGTGAAGGTATTGATGAGTTGTTAGAATTCATTAGCTTGCAAGCTGAGCTTATGGAGCTAGAAGCCCCACTAGATGGTGCTGCTCAAGGTGTTGTTATTGAGTCAAGACTTGAGAAAGGTCGTGGTCCAGTGGTTAGTGTCCTTGTTAAGAAAGGCACACTGAAGCAAGGCGATTTGGTGTTAGCGGGTGAGCATTATGGTAAAGTCCGTGCAATGACGGATGAGAATGGTCAACGTATCAAATCTGCGGGTCCTTCTATTCCTGTTGAGATCTTAGGTTTGCCTGAAACGCCAGCTGCTGGTAGCGAATTCCTAGTAGTGACAGATGAGAAAAAAGCACGTGAAGTGGCTGACTTTAGAACCAATCGTGAGCGTGAGCGTCAACTTGAACGTCAGAATGCGATGCGTTTAGAAAGTATGTTTGACCAGATGGGTCAAGGCGATGTGTCTTTCTTAAATATCGTATTGAAAACAGATGTACGTGGCTCACTCGAAGCATTACTGTCAGCATTGAACGAGCTGTCAACTGATGAGGTCAAGGTCAGAGTCATCAGTTCAGGGGTCGGTCCTATTTCTGAGTCTGATGTTACATTGGCAGAGTCTAGTGAAGCTGTGCTATTGGGCTTCAACGTTCGTGCAGATGCAACTGCACGCCGTAAAGCAGATTCGGCTAACATGGATATTCGCTACTATAGTGTTATCTATGGCTTGATTGATGATGTCAAAGCCGCAATGAGTGGTATGCTTGCTCCTGAACATCGTGAGAAGATTCTTGGCGTTGCAGACGTTCGTGAAGTCTTCCGTTCTAGTAAGTTTGGTGCGGCTGCTGGTTGTATGGTGGTTGAAGGTACAATCTATCGCAACAAACCAATCCGTGTATTGCGTGATGACCAAGTTATCTTTACGGGTCAATTGCAATCATTACGTCGCTATAAAGAAGACGTTAATGAAGTACGTACAGGTATGGAATGTGGTCTGGCTGTTCGTGGCTATGACGTCGAAGCGGGTGATAAGATCGAAGTATTTGAAATCCAAGAGTTCGCTCGTACGATTTAA
- the rimP gene encoding ribosome maturation factor RimP: MKLSTKVAELTNIIAPAVAACDVALWGIEFAPQGRRSLLRIYIEALPEEQAQDKHVTIEDCAAVNHQVSGILEVHDPIAGEYILEVSSPGFDRAFFSDEQMHAYVGQKVSLRLIQAIGEGDQKRRKATGTLDSIDANVLTLTSNDGEQFEIALSNIDKANLIYEDA, from the coding sequence ATGAAGCTTTCGACCAAAGTTGCAGAACTGACCAATATTATTGCTCCAGCAGTGGCCGCTTGTGATGTGGCACTATGGGGTATAGAATTCGCGCCACAAGGCCGTCGTTCTTTGTTGCGTATTTATATTGAGGCATTGCCAGAAGAGCAAGCTCAAGATAAGCATGTCACGATTGAAGATTGCGCTGCGGTAAACCATCAAGTGAGCGGTATTCTTGAGGTTCATGATCCTATTGCTGGTGAATATATTTTAGAAGTATCATCGCCAGGGTTCGACCGTGCGTTTTTCTCAGACGAACAAATGCATGCGTATGTTGGTCAAAAAGTGAGCCTACGTCTGATTCAGGCTATTGGTGAAGGCGATCAAAAACGCCGTAAAGCAACAGGTACTTTAGATAGTATCGATGCAAACGTTTTGACACTCACATCAAATGATGGTGAGCAGTTCGAAATTGCCCTAAGTAACATAGATAAAGCCAATTTGATCTATGAAGATGCATAA
- the pilB gene encoding type IV-A pilus assembly ATPase PilB, whose translation MSVTTSKYGGLAQQLISEGVVSEANMKTAQTESQQQQIGLVPYLVDNKLADASHLAQMLSQAFGDPLFDLDALNLDVIPRDLVDEKIVRKFNALPLFKRGQRLFIALSDPTRVDAIDAIAFNSRLSIETIVVEEDKLKRHIEKIYADTMQSFDSFSDSDLNVGFEENEEEGEVKLTDSVDEAPVVKFVNKMLVDAIRMGASDLHFEPYEKTYRVRFRVDGVMQKMSNPPVQLAGKIAARLKVMSQMDISERRVPQDGRIKLKISKSKAIDFRVNSLPTLFGEKIVLRILDPSSAMLGIEALGYEPDQKEMFLEALHKPQGMLLITGPTGSGKTVSLYTGINILNTGATNISTAEDPVEINLEGINQVNVNPKVGLTFANALKSFLRQDPDIVMVGEIRDLETAEIAIKAAQTGHMVLSTLHTNSAPETLTRLRNMGVASFNIATSVNLVIAQRLARRLCKNCKKPINIPRQSLLELGFKDVDLDNPDNIIYEPVGCNECREGYKGRVGIYEVMKVTPDISRIIMEDGNAIDIKDAALKNGFRDLRRSGVLKVLQGVTSIQEMMRVTSE comes from the coding sequence ATGTCTGTCACAACGAGTAAATATGGCGGGTTGGCGCAGCAGCTAATCAGTGAAGGTGTCGTTAGCGAAGCGAATATGAAAACGGCGCAAACCGAATCTCAGCAGCAGCAAATAGGATTAGTGCCGTATCTGGTAGACAACAAACTGGCCGACGCGTCCCACCTTGCTCAGATGCTGTCACAGGCCTTTGGCGATCCTTTATTCGATTTAGATGCGCTCAATCTTGATGTCATTCCAAGAGATTTGGTGGACGAAAAAATCGTCCGTAAATTTAATGCCTTGCCACTCTTTAAGCGAGGACAGCGTTTATTTATTGCGTTAAGTGACCCAACCCGTGTCGATGCGATTGATGCCATCGCCTTTAACTCTCGACTTTCTATTGAAACCATTGTCGTCGAAGAAGACAAGCTTAAAAGGCATATCGAAAAAATTTATGCTGATACTATGCAAAGTTTCGATAGCTTCTCTGACAGTGATCTAAACGTTGGTTTTGAAGAAAACGAAGAAGAAGGTGAAGTCAAACTTACAGACAGCGTGGATGAGGCCCCTGTGGTAAAGTTTGTCAATAAAATGCTGGTGGATGCCATTCGTATGGGCGCCTCTGATTTGCATTTTGAGCCCTATGAAAAAACGTATCGTGTTCGCTTTCGTGTCGATGGCGTGATGCAGAAAATGTCTAATCCGCCCGTACAGCTGGCAGGAAAAATCGCAGCGCGCTTAAAGGTCATGTCACAGATGGACATCTCAGAGCGCCGTGTGCCACAAGATGGACGTATTAAACTTAAAATATCTAAAAGTAAAGCCATTGATTTTCGTGTGAACTCTTTACCAACACTGTTCGGTGAAAAAATCGTTCTGCGTATTTTGGATCCTTCTTCAGCCATGCTAGGTATTGAAGCCTTGGGTTATGAGCCAGATCAAAAAGAGATGTTCTTAGAAGCGCTGCATAAGCCGCAAGGCATGCTATTGATTACTGGTCCTACGGGTTCCGGTAAAACTGTTTCATTATATACAGGTATCAATATATTAAATACAGGCGCGACCAATATCTCAACTGCTGAAGACCCTGTCGAGATCAATTTAGAGGGTATCAATCAGGTTAACGTCAATCCCAAAGTGGGGTTGACCTTTGCTAACGCCCTTAAGTCCTTTTTGCGCCAAGATCCTGATATTGTGATGGTTGGGGAGATTCGTGACCTTGAAACGGCAGAGATTGCCATTAAAGCCGCTCAGACGGGTCACATGGTACTCTCAACCTTGCACACCAATTCCGCTCCTGAAACATTGACCCGTCTGCGTAACATGGGTGTGGCTTCTTTCAATATCGCTACTTCCGTCAACTTGGTTATCGCTCAGCGCTTGGCACGACGTCTATGCAAAAACTGTAAAAAGCCTATCAATATCCCTCGCCAAAGCCTACTTGAGCTTGGATTTAAGGATGTGGATTTAGACAATCCAGATAATATCATTTATGAACCAGTAGGTTGTAATGAGTGCCGTGAAGGCTATAAAGGACGTGTCGGTATTTATGAAGTCATGAAAGTCACACCTGATATTTCACGCATTATTATGGAAGATGGAAATGCGATAGATATCAAAGATGCGGCACTCAAAAATGGTTTCCGAGATCTGCGCCGCTCAGGTGTTTTAAAGGTTTTACAAGGGGTCACCAGTATCCAAGAAATGATGCGAGTAACCTCGGAATAA
- the secG gene encoding preprotein translocase subunit SecG, translating into MFTFILALHIIVAIAMIGLILIQHGKGADAGASFGAGSSGTVFGAAGTANFLTRATAVLTVIFFITSMTLAVHARKQAEDQFRLDAPVSAPQTPRPLTQNPQ; encoded by the coding sequence ATGTTTACGTTTATATTAGCCCTGCACATCATCGTGGCCATTGCCATGATCGGCTTGATTTTGATACAGCATGGTAAAGGGGCAGATGCTGGAGCTTCTTTTGGTGCTGGCTCATCGGGTACCGTATTTGGTGCAGCGGGAACGGCCAACTTTTTGACTCGTGCAACCGCCGTGCTTACCGTCATCTTTTTCATCACCAGTATGACCTTAGCTGTCCATGCTCGTAAACAGGCGGAAGATCAGTTTCGTTTAGATGCACCAGTTTCAGCGCCACAAACACCGCGCCCGTTGACACAAAATCCGCAATAA
- the nusA gene encoding transcription termination factor NusA, with product MSREILTVVETVSNEKGLNPEDIFEAIEDALVVSTKKKVYTEQPEVAVRVAIDRATGDYDTYRYWTVVADEDHEMPACQLAISDLDENEWSIGDVKEEQIESIEFGRIAATQAKQVIIQKIREAERALVADAFEPRVGEMMYGEVKKQTRDGYIIDLGDNAEGYLSRDQMLPREQLRAKSRINAILYHVNRENRGAQLLLSRTHPEMLSALMQKEVPEIAEQIIEIRHVARLPGTRAKIAVKTNDHRIDPVGACIGMRGTRIQAVQQELDGERIDVVVWSDDPAQFIISALEPADVSSIILDEDTQTADIIFSTNDQLARAIGSQGQNVRLASELTGYKLNMMLEEEYQQRQENESKAFIELFYERLEVDKDLAQALVDIGFTSIEEVAYVPVETFYDIEGLDDEAIEMIQERAKEVVIADELVKQQNMKEPSQELQDLEGMTVSLAYKMAQKDILTVDDLAEQAVFDLEDIEGLDSETAGKLIMKARESWFNE from the coding sequence ATGAGTCGTGAAATCTTAACGGTAGTAGAAACTGTCAGTAATGAAAAGGGCTTAAATCCTGAAGATATCTTCGAAGCCATAGAAGACGCTTTGGTGGTATCGACTAAGAAAAAAGTCTACACCGAACAGCCAGAAGTGGCTGTACGCGTTGCTATTGACCGTGCAACAGGTGACTATGATACGTATCGTTACTGGACAGTGGTTGCAGATGAAGACCATGAAATGCCTGCCTGCCAGTTAGCTATCAGTGACCTTGATGAAAATGAATGGTCAATCGGTGATGTTAAAGAAGAGCAGATTGAATCCATTGAATTTGGTCGTATTGCTGCGACTCAAGCCAAACAGGTCATCATCCAAAAAATTCGTGAAGCTGAGCGTGCGTTAGTAGCCGATGCTTTTGAACCACGTGTGGGTGAAATGATGTATGGCGAGGTCAAAAAACAGACACGCGATGGTTACATCATTGATTTGGGTGACAATGCAGAAGGCTATTTGTCACGTGATCAGATGTTGCCACGCGAACAGCTACGTGCAAAATCTCGTATCAATGCGATTTTGTACCATGTAAACCGTGAAAATCGCGGTGCACAGCTATTGCTTTCTCGTACACATCCAGAAATGCTTTCAGCATTGATGCAAAAAGAAGTACCTGAGATTGCAGAACAAATTATCGAAATTCGTCATGTTGCTCGCTTGCCAGGTACACGTGCCAAAATCGCAGTAAAAACAAACGATCATCGTATTGATCCAGTTGGCGCTTGTATTGGTATGCGTGGTACGCGTATCCAAGCAGTACAGCAAGAGCTTGATGGTGAGCGCATTGATGTGGTCGTTTGGTCAGATGATCCTGCCCAATTTATCATCAGCGCTTTAGAGCCAGCTGACGTTAGCAGTATCATCCTGGATGAAGACACTCAAACAGCTGACATTATCTTTAGCACCAATGATCAGTTGGCGCGTGCGATTGGCTCACAAGGCCAGAACGTACGTTTGGCTTCTGAGTTGACAGGCTATAAGCTAAATATGATGCTAGAAGAAGAGTATCAGCAGCGTCAAGAAAATGAATCAAAAGCCTTTATCGAATTGTTCTATGAGCGTTTAGAAGTCGATAAAGACTTGGCACAAGCGCTTGTGGATATTGGTTTTACCAGTATCGAAGAAGTGGCTTACGTACCTGTTGAGACTTTCTATGATATAGAAGGCCTAGACGATGAAGCGATTGAGATGATTCAAGAGCGTGCGAAAGAAGTGGTCATCGCTGACGAGCTGGTCAAACAACAAAACATGAAAGAGCCAAGTCAAGAACTTCAAGATCTTGAAGGTATGACTGTCAGCTTGGCCTATAAAATGGCACAAAAAGACATTCTTACCGTTGATGACTTGGCAGAACAAGCCGTCTTCGATCTAGAAGATATCGAAGGTTTAGATTCTGAAACCGCAGGAAAACTCATTATGAAGGCTCGGGAATCTTGGTTCAATGAATAA
- the tpiA gene encoding triose-phosphate isomerase, with protein sequence MQAWVIGNWKQNPATNHDVNALLNDLLAVTDAQADTTPVTSRFQLMVAPSCIHLAAVSARLKGSTIQCAAQDISQHSASTGAYTGDCSAQQVADAGATWTILGHSERRQYHKESHDTLIKKLTHAFAKNLGVVFCIGETQTQYDDQQTLNVINDQLSVLKDLLTQQPELLLSLSERLIVAYEPVWAIGTGKVPTVEEVSKTHQYIKQTIASFAKTVDNMTVLYGGSVNASNADSFAADAMIDGALVGGASLKAESFLAIANAFSHTHT encoded by the coding sequence ATGCAAGCTTGGGTAATTGGCAACTGGAAACAAAATCCAGCAACGAACCACGACGTGAATGCACTGTTGAACGACTTACTGGCTGTGACCGATGCACAAGCTGATACGACGCCAGTGACAAGTCGTTTCCAATTGATGGTGGCACCAAGCTGTATTCATTTGGCGGCCGTTAGTGCGCGTTTGAAAGGCAGTACCATACAATGTGCTGCGCAAGATATTAGCCAACATAGTGCGAGTACAGGCGCATACACAGGCGATTGTTCAGCGCAACAAGTGGCAGATGCTGGGGCAACTTGGACAATACTGGGTCACTCTGAGCGCCGTCAATACCATAAAGAATCTCACGATACCTTAATCAAAAAGCTGACTCATGCCTTTGCAAAAAACCTAGGCGTGGTTTTCTGTATTGGTGAGACTCAAACTCAGTATGATGATCAGCAAACCTTAAACGTCATCAATGATCAGTTGTCAGTGCTCAAAGATTTACTTACCCAGCAGCCAGAACTCCTCTTATCGTTGTCTGAGCGCTTAATTGTCGCTTATGAGCCAGTATGGGCAATTGGTACTGGAAAAGTGCCAACGGTAGAAGAAGTCAGCAAAACGCATCAGTATATAAAACAAACGATTGCCAGTTTTGCCAAAACAGTAGACAACATGACCGTGTTGTATGGCGGTAGCGTAAATGCCAGCAACGCTGATAGCTTCGCTGCTGATGCTATGATTGATGGCGCATTGGTTGGTGGTGCTTCTTTAAAAGCTGAGAGTTTTTTAGCCATTGCTAATGCTTTTAGCCATACCCACACATAA
- a CDS encoding ribosome-binding factor A, whose translation MNQRLQRLADQIQRELAVLIRDEVNDPRLTGFVTISSVKVSPDLGYADIYVTIMEPELNDAMTKTNHEESIKVLNKAAGFLRTELSHSLKTRTTPRLRFHYDEVTARGNYMMDLINKAVTKTEQNENDE comes from the coding sequence ATGAACCAACGTTTACAACGCTTAGCCGATCAAATTCAGCGTGAGCTTGCTGTACTTATCCGTGACGAAGTCAATGACCCTCGTCTAACGGGTTTTGTCACTATTTCTAGCGTTAAAGTTAGCCCAGATTTAGGCTACGCTGATATCTACGTCACCATCATGGAGCCTGAGCTTAACGATGCCATGACGAAGACCAATCATGAAGAGAGTATCAAAGTATTAAATAAAGCAGCAGGATTTTTGCGTACTGAGCTAAGCCATAGCCTAAAAACACGCACCACACCGCGCCTGCGTTTTCATTATGATGAAGTCACTGCCCGTGGCAATTACATGATGGATCTAATCAATAAAGCCGTCACTAAGACAGAACAAAATGAGAATGACGAGTAA